Sequence from the Salinicoccus sp. Bachu38 genome:
AGAGAATGTGACATGGAAGGAAGCGGATCTCTATTCCCAGATAGATATAGAAAATGTAATGGAGGATATAGACATCGCAGTCTACCTCGTCCATTCCATGCAACCCTCGTCAAAACTGTCGCAGGCCAAGTTTGAAGATATGGATGCGATACTTGCGGATAATTTCGCATGGGCGGCGAAACAGAAGGGCGTGAAGCGGATCATCTATCTGAGCGGGATCATCCCGGACGATGATACGCTTTCTGAACACCTGGAAAGCCGGCTGGAATGTGAAAAGATACTGGGATCCTACGGCATTCCCGTATCGACGCTGCGTGCCGGCCTGATCGTCGGGCCGAAGGGATCCTCATTTCCCATCCTCCACCATCTGGTGAAGCGGCTGCCTGGCTTGCTGCTGCCGGCGTGGGCGTATAACCGCACACATCCGGTTGCGCTGAAGGATGTCATAACAGGATTGACGAAGGTGGTCAAAAGAGAACCGGATAAGAATGAATCCATCGATATCGGCGGCCCTGAAGAGAAGTCATACAGACAACTTTTTGAAGAGACGGCCGAAGTGATGGATAAGAAACTGCCGATGATCGATGTGCCGATCATTCCGATTGCATTGTCCAAGCTGTGGGTCAGGCTCATTGCACAGAAGCCGAAGGAGATGGTCTATCCGCTGCTTGAGAGTCTGACGCATAATATGGTAATGAAAGAGGAGAATTATGTGGAAGGCATCTCCAATGCACCGACGACTTTCAAGGAGAGTGTGCGCATCGCATTGGAAGATAAGATAGATTCGAGTTCAAAAACGGGTGTTGAAATCATACAGAAAAAAGATATAGAGAAGAATGACGTGAAATCCGTGCAGCGGATCCGTATTCCGAAGCAGTGGTCGGTCGATGATACCGCAGACTACTATGTCAACTGGCTTTCACGGATTGGCGGCAAATTCATCAATACGCGAGTAAAGGACAAGGAGACATCGATTGCCCTGCCGTTCTTCAAATCACCGATTCTGGTTTTGGAGAAGTCGGAAGAGCGTTCATACGAAGACCGCATACTCTACTATATCAAAGGGGGAAAGTTCTCGCAGACAAGGGAAGATGGGCGGGCACGCCTCGAGTTCCGGCGTGTACTGGATACTGATGAAGTTCTGATCGCAATCCATGAGTACGAGCCGACGCTTCCATGGTTCGTCTATACACTCACACAGGCCAAGGTGCATCTGCTCGTGATGAAGGCTTTCGGTTTTGAAACACGGCTGCTTGCAAACATGCTGGACTCCCAGTATGCGAAGTACGTCTCCAATCCGAATGAAGGATAGGATAATGAAGGCTCCAGGCACTGGGGTCTTTTTTACATATAAATGAAATGATTTTGAATATTTACTTGAGATATCTGGGGAGTAGTGTTTTAATTATTAACTAAACATAGGGGAAATACATAGAAGAGGCAGTCAAAATGAAAGATAATATCCGCATGGCTACTAGCCTGTATATCAATTACATCCTTCTCGGGATGATCAACCTCATCATTGCATTGCATATGAGTTTTCTGACTGTCCAATTTGACGCAGATGCAGCGTCGATCAGCGGCCTGATCTCTGCCATTGGCTTTGGAAAACTGTTCGCACTGTCCTTTGCGGGCCGTCTGTCGGATTCGTTGGGAAGGAAGCCGATGGTCATTACGGCATGCATATTATATGTGGTGTTCCTGATTGCCATTCCTTTGTCACCTACGTATGCGGTGGCTTTTGCTTTTGCACTCCTTGCCGGAATGGGGAATTCGATATTGGATACGAGCACATATCCTGCACTGATTGAAGGGTTTCCGAGCCGCTCGAGTTCTGTAACGGTGCTGGTCAAGGCATTCATGTCCATCGGGGCGACGATCCTGCCTCTGGTCATCACGTTCTTCATCGCGCGTGACATGTTCTATGGGTACACCTTCTTCATCATGGCATTCATCTTTCTGATCAATGCGATCCACCTGATGACTGTAAGGTTTCCAAAAGCCAATATGGTCATCGTCGAACCGAATCCGGAGGGTGAAGTGGGAA
This genomic interval carries:
- a CDS encoding NAD(P)H-binding protein — protein: MMKILLTGASGYIGGNLMENLKEDYEIVAISRHTDNKEDEENVTWKEADLYSQIDIENVMEDIDIAVYLVHSMQPSSKLSQAKFEDMDAILADNFAWAAKQKGVKRIIYLSGIIPDDDTLSEHLESRLECEKILGSYGIPVSTLRAGLIVGPKGSSFPILHHLVKRLPGLLLPAWAYNRTHPVALKDVITGLTKVVKREPDKNESIDIGGPEEKSYRQLFEETAEVMDKKLPMIDVPIIPIALSKLWVRLIAQKPKEMVYPLLESLTHNMVMKEENYVEGISNAPTTFKESVRIALEDKIDSSSKTGVEIIQKKDIEKNDVKSVQRIRIPKQWSVDDTADYYVNWLSRIGGKFINTRVKDKETSIALPFFKSPILVLEKSEERSYEDRILYYIKGGKFSQTREDGRARLEFRRVLDTDEVLIAIHEYEPTLPWFVYTLTQAKVHLLVMKAFGFETRLLANMLDSQYAKYVSNPNEG